From Polaribacter butkevichii, a single genomic window includes:
- a CDS encoding thiamine phosphate synthase produces MIVLIAPEKDIPNEIDILNQLFEHGLRFYHFRKPEKNYEEHVAYLNRIDKEYHNRIVVHYHHELINDFNLKGIHFQEQKRIDYIDNPSEYFKTLNMYGKTISSSFHEPKVLKDCYFEFDYHLLSPVFSSISKEGYEGKGFDVNDIGKKIVGMGGINSETIQETLQLGFKGIGVLGGVWNAENPVESFKSIKDKYYSLV; encoded by the coding sequence ATGATAGTTCTTATTGCACCAGAAAAAGATATTCCTAATGAAATTGACATACTAAACCAGTTATTCGAACATGGTTTGCGTTTTTATCATTTTAGAAAACCCGAGAAAAACTACGAAGAACACGTTGCGTATTTAAATCGAATAGATAAAGAATACCACAACAGAATTGTAGTGCATTATCATCATGAATTAATAAACGATTTTAATTTAAAAGGCATTCATTTTCAAGAGCAAAAACGCATAGATTATATCGATAATCCGAGTGAGTACTTTAAAACGTTAAACATGTATGGTAAAACAATTAGTTCTTCTTTTCATGAGCCAAAAGTTTTAAAGGATTGTTATTTCGAATTCGATTACCATTTATTAAGTCCGGTTTTTTCATCGATTTCTAAAGAAGGATACGAAGGCAAAGGTTTTGATGTAAACGATATTGGTAAAAAAATTGTTGGCATGGGCGGAATTAATTCTGAAACAATACAAGAAACGTTACAACTAGGTTTTAAGGGTATTGGTGTTTTAGGTGGCGTTTGGAATGCAGAGAATCCGGTAGAGAGTTTTAAAAGTATAAAAGATAAGTATTATTCGTTAGTTTAA
- the thiC gene encoding phosphomethylpyrimidine synthase ThiC — protein sequence MKSKDTAPKQNGITRNPFPNSTKVYVSGKIHPQIKVAMREIALSDTTDSMTKKKTPNEPVTVYDTSGPYTDPNKEINVHKGIERIREQWILDRNNVEQLEEFSSEYCNQRLNDKSLDHMRFSLLKKPLRAKKGENVTQLHYAKKGIITPEMEYIAIRENQRIDEMTEIRKQHKGEHFGASIPEKITAEFVRSEVARGRAVIPSNINHPEAEPMILGRNFLVKINANIGNSATTSSIEEEVEKAVWACRWGADNIMDLSTGQNIHETREWIVRNSPVPIGTVPIYQALEKVNGVAEDLTWEIFRDTLIEQAEQGVDYFTIHAGVLLRYVPMTAKRVTGIVSRGGSIMAKWCLAHHKESFLYTHFEDICEILKQYDVAFSLGDGLRPGSVADANDEAQFAELETLGELTQIARKHEVQCFIEGPGHVPMHMIKENMEKQIEVCDEAPFYTLGPLTTDIAPGYDHITSGIGAAMIGWFGCAMLCYVTPKEHLGLPNKEDVRVGVVTYKLAAHAADLAKGHPGAQHRDNALSMARFEFRWHDQFNLGLDPERALEYHDETLPADGAKVAHFCSMCGPKFCSMKISQEVRDFAAENDIVDNEVIAKGFEEKSKEFKEKGSEVYL from the coding sequence ATGAAAAGTAAAGACACCGCACCAAAGCAAAACGGAATTACAAGAAATCCGTTTCCTAATTCTACAAAAGTGTATGTATCAGGTAAAATTCATCCACAGATTAAGGTGGCTATGCGAGAAATTGCATTAAGCGATACTACAGATTCTATGACAAAAAAGAAAACGCCAAATGAACCTGTAACTGTGTATGATACTTCTGGGCCTTACACAGACCCTAATAAAGAAATTAACGTTCATAAAGGAATTGAAAGAATTCGTGAACAATGGATTTTAGACCGAAACAACGTAGAGCAATTAGAAGAGTTTTCTTCGGAATATTGCAACCAACGTTTAAACGATAAAAGTTTAGACCACATGCGTTTTTCTTTATTAAAAAAGCCTTTACGTGCTAAAAAAGGAGAAAACGTAACCCAATTACACTACGCTAAAAAAGGAATTATTACGCCAGAGATGGAGTACATTGCTATTCGAGAAAACCAACGAATAGATGAAATGACAGAGATTAGAAAGCAGCACAAAGGCGAGCACTTTGGCGCTTCTATTCCAGAAAAAATTACTGCCGAATTTGTACGTTCAGAAGTAGCAAGAGGTCGTGCGGTAATTCCTTCAAATATCAATCATCCAGAAGCAGAACCTATGATTTTAGGTAGAAACTTCTTGGTTAAGATTAATGCAAACATTGGTAATTCGGCAACTACTTCATCCATAGAAGAAGAAGTAGAAAAAGCAGTTTGGGCATGTCGTTGGGGCGCAGATAATATCATGGATTTATCTACAGGACAAAATATTCACGAAACGCGCGAGTGGATTGTTCGTAATTCTCCAGTGCCAATTGGTACGGTGCCAATTTATCAAGCCTTAGAAAAAGTAAACGGCGTTGCAGAAGATTTAACGTGGGAGATTTTCCGTGATACGTTAATAGAGCAAGCAGAACAAGGAGTCGATTATTTTACCATTCACGCAGGTGTGTTGTTGCGTTACGTACCCATGACCGCAAAACGTGTTACAGGTATTGTTTCTCGAGGTGGTTCTATCATGGCAAAATGGTGTTTGGCGCATCATAAAGAAAGCTTTTTATACACACATTTCGAAGATATTTGTGAGATTTTAAAACAATACGATGTTGCTTTTTCTTTAGGTGATGGATTACGTCCGGGGTCTGTTGCAGATGCAAATGACGAAGCACAGTTTGCCGAATTAGAGACTTTAGGCGAATTAACTCAGATTGCTCGTAAGCACGAAGTACAGTGTTTTATAGAAGGTCCAGGTCACGTGCCAATGCACATGATTAAAGAAAATATGGAAAAGCAAATTGAGGTTTGCGACGAAGCTCCTTTTTACACATTAGGCCCTTTAACAACAGACATTGCACCAGGTTACGATCATATAACATCAGGTATTGGAGCCGCTATGATTGGTTGGTTTGGTTGTGCCATGTTGTGTTACGTAACGCCAAAAGAACACTTAGGTTTGCCTAATAAAGAAGACGTTCGTGTGGGGGTTGTTACCTATAAATTGGCAGCGCACGCAGCAGATTTGGCAAAAGGACATCCGGGGGCTCAGCATAGAGATAACGCCTTAAGTATGGCGCGTTTTGAGTTCCGTTGGCACGATCAATTCAATTTAGGACTCGATCCAGAGCGTGCTTTAGAATACCATGATGAAACCTTGCCTGCAGACGGCGCAAAAGTGGCGCATTTTTGTTCTATGTGCGGACCGAAATTCTGTTCTATGAAAATTTCTCAAGAAGTAAGAGACTTTGCTGCCGAAAACGACATTGTAGACAATGAAGTGATTGCAAAAGGTTTCGAAGAAAAATCGAAAGAATTTAAAGAAAAAGGATCAGAAGTGTATTTATAA
- the thiS gene encoding sulfur carrier protein ThiS, with amino-acid sequence MITIKVNQENHQFSETLALAELIRFLEIKTNGIAVAINGSVVKKSDWSLRLLQNSDEVLIIKSTQGG; translated from the coding sequence ATGATTACTATAAAAGTAAACCAAGAAAATCATCAATTTTCAGAAACTTTAGCGTTAGCAGAATTAATTCGTTTTTTAGAAATAAAGACAAACGGAATTGCTGTTGCTATAAATGGCAGTGTAGTTAAAAAAAGCGATTGGTCTTTACGGTTACTTCAAAATAGTGATGAAGTTTTAATTATTAAATCCACACAAGGTGGGTAA
- a CDS encoding LETM1 domain-containing protein, with the protein MTSLEEIKLLLIRNKQRLALELRQSKEAVFLIKKATHSNLSEEEKEKIKVQLLDICKAVPSLAVFLLPGGALLLPLLIKLIPDILPSAFQDDLPNDKKQA; encoded by the coding sequence ATGACAAGTTTAGAAGAAATAAAACTATTGCTTATTAGAAATAAGCAAAGACTTGCGTTAGAACTAAGGCAAAGTAAAGAGGCTGTTTTTTTAATAAAGAAAGCAACACATTCTAATTTATCTGAAGAAGAAAAAGAGAAAATTAAAGTTCAGTTATTAGATATTTGTAAAGCAGTTCCTTCTTTAGCGGTGTTTTTATTACCTGGTGGGGCTTTGTTATTACCGCTTTTAATAAAATTAATTCCAGATATTTTACCTTCTGCATTTCAAGACGATTTGCCAAATGATAAAAAACAGGCTTAA
- a CDS encoding proline dehydrogenase family protein: MKLFDNTEVAFALKSDSQLERAYFLFKMIQNEPMVRIGSAVTNFALKVHLPVEGLIRSTVFDHFCGGVTEDDCMPIIDNMYANGNVHSVLDYSVEGQDKEVSFDGALEKILKILNFCEEKQSIPYAVFKPSGFGRFGLFQKISEAKELTTEEQEEWNRVVARFHKVCELAVKKDVPLLIDAEESWMQKAADELIEELMEIYNKEKAIVFNTLQMYKHDRMDYLKALHEKAKQKGFYIGMKVVRGAYMEKERERAEEKGYPSPICKDKQATDINYDTCIKYMMEHPKMALFAGTHNEESSYLLMDLAKKYGIKENDNRLWFGQLFGMSDHISYNLANQGYNVAKYLPFGPVRDVMPYLIRRAEENTSVSGQTSRELNLLKTERKRRKL; encoded by the coding sequence ATGAAACTTTTTGATAATACAGAAGTAGCTTTTGCTTTAAAATCAGATTCTCAATTAGAACGCGCTTATTTTTTGTTTAAAATGATACAAAACGAACCCATGGTAAGAATTGGTAGCGCGGTAACTAATTTTGCGTTAAAAGTTCATTTACCGGTAGAAGGTCTTATACGATCTACGGTTTTCGATCATTTTTGTGGAGGTGTAACAGAAGACGATTGTATGCCTATTATAGATAACATGTATGCAAACGGAAACGTACATAGTGTTTTAGATTATTCTGTAGAAGGGCAAGACAAAGAAGTAAGTTTTGATGGAGCTTTAGAAAAGATCTTAAAAATTCTTAATTTCTGTGAAGAAAAACAATCCATTCCTTATGCGGTATTTAAACCCTCTGGTTTTGGTCGTTTTGGGTTGTTTCAAAAAATATCCGAAGCAAAAGAGTTAACTACAGAAGAACAAGAAGAGTGGAATAGAGTAGTAGCACGTTTTCATAAAGTATGTGAATTGGCTGTAAAAAAAGACGTTCCTTTATTAATTGATGCAGAAGAAAGCTGGATGCAAAAAGCTGCTGATGAGTTAATAGAAGAATTAATGGAAATCTACAACAAAGAAAAAGCCATTGTTTTTAATACCTTACAAATGTATAAGCATGACAGAATGGACTATCTTAAAGCATTGCATGAAAAGGCAAAACAGAAAGGATTTTATATCGGCATGAAAGTCGTTAGAGGTGCTTATATGGAAAAAGAAAGAGAAAGAGCCGAAGAAAAAGGCTATCCATCACCAATTTGTAAAGACAAACAAGCTACAGATATCAATTATGATACCTGTATAAAATACATGATGGAGCATCCTAAAATGGCCTTATTTGCAGGAACACATAATGAAGAAAGTTCTTATTTGTTAATGGACTTAGCCAAAAAGTATGGAATTAAAGAAAATGATAATCGCCTTTGGTTCGGACAATTATTTGGTATGAGCGATCATATTAGTTACAATTTAGCCAATCAAGGCTATAACGTAGCAAAGTATCTTCCTTTTGGTCCTGTAAGAGATGTAATGCCTTATTTAATTAGAAGAGCAGAAGAAAATACATCGGTTTCCGGACAAACAAGTAGAGAGTTAAACCTGTTAAAAACAGAAAGAAAGAGGAGGAAATTATAA
- the aroB gene encoding 3-dehydroquinate synthase, whose amino-acid sequence MKTIQAVTYPVHFQNKAYQELSNLIETNNYSTLFILVDENTLEHCYPKFIPNLETDKRIELIEIESGEINKNLETCVGVWNAITELGGDRKSLMITLGGGVITDLGGFVASCFKRGIDFINIPTTLLSMVDASVGGKTGVDLGVLKNQIGLFANPEMVIVDTDYLTTVSKREIKSGTAEILKYGITYDLKLFKEIKNSKELDINKLIHRSVSIKNEVVLQDPKEQGLRKILNFGHTLGHAIESFYLESEDKENLTHGEAIAIGMVCECFMSSKLLGFPSEKVSEVKEVVLSIYNKTNLLKEDFSAIMEMLKHDKKNVNGQVNFVLLNDYEDYKIDCKVPEELIIESMEFYNS is encoded by the coding sequence ATGAAAACTATTCAAGCAGTAACATATCCTGTTCATTTTCAGAACAAAGCATACCAAGAACTTTCTAATTTAATTGAGACTAATAACTACTCTACACTCTTTATTTTGGTTGATGAGAATACTTTAGAGCATTGTTATCCGAAATTTATACCCAATTTAGAGACCGATAAACGTATTGAACTTATAGAAATTGAGTCTGGAGAAATTAATAAAAACTTAGAAACTTGTGTTGGCGTTTGGAATGCAATTACCGAATTAGGTGGGGATAGAAAAAGTTTAATGATTACTTTAGGTGGTGGCGTAATTACAGATTTAGGTGGTTTTGTTGCTTCTTGTTTTAAACGCGGAATTGACTTTATAAACATACCAACTACATTATTATCTATGGTTGATGCTTCTGTTGGAGGAAAAACTGGAGTTGATTTAGGCGTGTTAAAAAATCAGATAGGATTGTTTGCAAATCCGGAAATGGTGATTGTTGATACAGATTATTTAACCACTGTTTCTAAAAGAGAAATTAAATCTGGTACCGCAGAAATACTTAAATACGGAATCACTTACGACCTTAAACTATTTAAAGAGATAAAGAACAGTAAAGAGCTGGATATAAATAAGTTAATACACCGTTCTGTATCCATAAAAAATGAAGTGGTTTTACAAGATCCGAAAGAACAAGGCTTACGAAAAATTTTAAATTTTGGACATACCTTAGGGCACGCTATTGAGTCTTTTTATCTAGAATCTGAAGACAAAGAAAACCTAACACACGGAGAAGCAATTGCCATAGGTATGGTTTGTGAGTGTTTTATGTCTTCTAAATTATTAGGTTTCCCTAGCGAAAAAGTAAGTGAAGTAAAAGAGGTGGTTTTATCAATTTATAATAAAACAAATCTTTTAAAAGAAGATTTTTCTGCCATCATGGAAATGTTAAAACATGATAAGAAAAACGTAAACGGACAAGTAAATTTTGTTTTACTAAACGATTATGAAGATTATAAAATAGACTGTAAAGTACCCGAAGAATTAATTATTGAGAGTATGGAGTTTTATAATTCTTAA
- a CDS encoding outer membrane beta-barrel protein, translated as MKFKKCVFLVLALIASQVATAQLTGKITDSEDNSPLEYATLALYNSSNKTLVTGVVTNLEGLFSIENVKPGNYYLEASFIGYQIKTIKPVVINKKGERKNVGTIALILGTGNQLNEVVVKSERSAVVHKIDRQVFDTKKYQSTVGGNAVDVVKNLPSITVDGLGDISVRGSKGFTVLINGKPTQGDASIILAQLPANALESVELITAPSAKYDPEGKGGILNIITKKGAINGTYAQVNVRGGFPSIEEYDTKVAAKRYGIDATVNKRTDNWNISVGASYQRNDKTGRREGDMYIVNAPENKTTFLPSDGERSFDEVTYNGRFNVDYTPNKSDSYSIGLFAGKRTKDRLADIIYTDNHAISPIGSDNRLYTFSYYNHNLRTRKGDFALGSFDYAHKFDNASKLSASILYEYTFLGGPTENDNLGNPDNNIVYQREYNTNDNPLYGTRFNLDYQWKPFSFGTLETGYQFRDLDHTGTFEYFRNSNIVSNFTESDIVPEFSSDVSLKRTIHSGYAQVTGSKSKWDYAAGVRLESMDRVYKEALRSEANENVYNYDFVKLFPSASLQYKINDKTNIKTAYSKRVERTTTFKMNSFAEREHSEVFEQGDNELLPEFIDLVELGITKKLKGGNAVYATAYFRHVDNVINRVNTLAYEKSGAIIDSVINRVYSNVGKSNAVGLEIGATIKPTHNWTNTIGVNVYNYAIDGVLNFNHRDGIDRSYDIDSKSTIYSFNLNSTYNFWENAMLQFTFNYLSDRNTAMGEDSRFYSPNLTFRKKFMDDRLTATLQWQNMDMGLLKTNEQRITTSGSNFYTTTNYRYEVDMVSLNLSYTFNAAKNKSKFIDSEFGKKEF; from the coding sequence ATGAAATTTAAAAAATGTGTATTTTTAGTACTCGCGCTTATTGCAAGTCAGGTTGCTACTGCTCAATTAACTGGTAAAATAACAGATTCAGAAGACAATTCTCCTTTAGAATATGCAACATTAGCTTTGTATAACTCCAGTAATAAAACACTGGTAACAGGTGTTGTAACTAATTTAGAGGGTTTATTTTCTATAGAAAATGTTAAGCCAGGAAACTATTATTTAGAAGCTTCTTTTATTGGGTATCAAATTAAAACAATTAAGCCGGTTGTAATCAATAAAAAAGGTGAGAGAAAAAATGTAGGAACGATAGCGCTAATTTTAGGAACTGGAAATCAATTAAATGAAGTTGTTGTAAAATCCGAAAGAAGTGCAGTGGTACATAAAATAGACCGACAAGTTTTTGATACTAAAAAATACCAAAGCACTGTTGGTGGAAATGCGGTAGACGTGGTTAAAAACTTACCTTCTATTACTGTAGATGGTTTAGGTGATATAAGTGTAAGAGGTAGTAAAGGTTTTACGGTTTTAATCAACGGAAAACCAACGCAAGGTGATGCAAGTATTATTTTAGCACAATTGCCTGCAAATGCTTTAGAAAGTGTAGAGTTAATTACAGCGCCTTCTGCAAAGTATGATCCGGAAGGAAAGGGTGGAATCTTAAACATCATCACTAAAAAAGGGGCAATCAACGGAACATATGCACAAGTAAATGTTCGTGGTGGATTTCCTTCGATAGAAGAGTATGATACAAAGGTAGCGGCAAAGAGATACGGAATTGATGCTACTGTAAATAAAAGAACAGATAATTGGAATATTTCTGTGGGTGCTAGTTACCAAAGAAATGATAAAACGGGTAGAAGAGAAGGAGATATGTACATTGTAAATGCTCCAGAAAATAAAACAACTTTTTTACCTTCGGATGGTGAGCGTAGTTTTGATGAAGTTACTTATAACGGACGTTTTAATGTAGATTATACTCCAAATAAATCGGATAGTTATTCGATTGGTCTTTTTGCAGGGAAACGTACCAAAGATCGTTTGGCAGATATTATTTATACAGATAATCATGCTATTTCTCCGATTGGAAGTGACAATCGTTTGTATACTTTTTCTTATTACAACCATAACTTAAGAACAAGAAAAGGTGATTTTGCTTTGGGTAGTTTTGATTATGCACACAAGTTTGATAATGCATCTAAGCTTTCTGCATCAATTTTATATGAATATACTTTTTTAGGAGGTCCAACAGAAAATGATAATTTAGGGAATCCTGATAATAATATCGTTTATCAGAGAGAATATAATACCAATGATAATCCTTTATACGGAACACGTTTTAACTTAGATTACCAATGGAAACCTTTTTCTTTTGGAACTTTAGAAACAGGATATCAATTTAGAGATTTAGACCATACGGGTACCTTTGAATATTTTAGAAACTCAAATATAGTTTCAAATTTTACCGAAAGTGATATAGTTCCTGAATTTTCTAGTGATGTTAGTTTAAAAAGAACTATTCATTCTGGGTATGCACAAGTAACAGGTTCTAAAAGTAAATGGGATTATGCTGCGGGAGTTCGTTTAGAATCTATGGATAGAGTGTATAAGGAGGCTTTAAGAAGTGAAGCAAATGAGAATGTATATAATTACGATTTTGTAAAGTTATTTCCTTCTGCATCTTTACAATATAAAATTAACGATAAAACGAATATAAAAACGGCTTATAGTAAAAGGGTAGAAAGAACTACTACTTTTAAGATGAATAGTTTTGCAGAACGTGAGCATTCTGAAGTTTTTGAACAAGGAGACAATGAGTTGTTACCAGAGTTTATCGATTTAGTAGAATTAGGAATTACTAAAAAATTAAAAGGAGGGAACGCTGTGTATGCAACGGCTTATTTTAGACATGTAGATAACGTTATTAACCGTGTAAACACGTTGGCTTATGAGAAAAGTGGCGCAATTATAGATAGTGTAATTAATAGAGTATATTCTAATGTAGGTAAAAGTAATGCTGTTGGTTTAGAAATTGGAGCAACCATTAAACCAACTCATAACTGGACCAATACCATAGGTGTAAATGTGTATAATTATGCCATTGATGGTGTTTTAAACTTTAATCATAGAGATGGTATTGACAGAAGTTATGATATTGATTCTAAATCTACCATTTATTCTTTTAACTTAAACTCCACCTATAATTTCTGGGAAAATGCGATGCTACAGTTTACCTTTAATTATTTGTCTGATAGAAATACAGCAATGGGTGAAGATTCTCGTTTTTACTCTCCAAACTTAACGTTTAGAAAAAAGTTTATGGACGATAGATTAACAGCTACTTTACAATGGCAAAATATGGATATGGGCTTATTAAAAACCAATGAGCAACGTATAACAACATCGGGAAGTAATTTTTATACCACTACAAATTATAGATATGAAGTAGATATGGTTTCTTTAAATTTATCATATACGTTTAATGCAGCTAAAAATAAATCGAAATTTATTGATAGTGAATTTGGTAAGAAAGAGTTTTAA
- a CDS encoding AraC family transcriptional regulator: MKSKIDTYNKIAEYSDIKIEEFDVTKRYTKPHKHNKYLEIVYFIKGTGYHHVDLKSYKIKPSTVFVIKKDEVHHWEITTQPKGFVIIIKEVFLEKTLDKFINHQLLKLQHTSKIKTTKKDVSLKALFKSLAWEKQQEIVNREAVEGALKALFSKLVAYAHLKKVESTDVVLLFTDLLSRTLKNNVNFYAEALNTTPQNLNAICRKEYGKSASDIIADHIIKEVKRRLLYTNETISDVAYSLGFKDSSHFTKYFKRYTGETPKQFKKPKKII; encoded by the coding sequence ATGAAGAGCAAAATTGATACCTACAATAAAATAGCAGAATATAGCGACATTAAAATTGAAGAATTTGATGTTACAAAACGGTATACAAAACCACATAAGCATAATAAGTACCTAGAAATTGTGTACTTTATAAAAGGTACAGGATATCATCATGTAGATTTAAAGAGTTATAAAATAAAACCATCAACGGTTTTTGTAATTAAAAAAGATGAAGTGCATCATTGGGAAATTACAACCCAACCAAAAGGGTTTGTAATCATTATAAAAGAAGTTTTTTTAGAAAAAACCTTAGATAAGTTTATAAATCATCAGCTATTAAAACTACAACATACATCAAAAATAAAAACAACAAAAAAAGATGTTTCTTTAAAAGCTCTTTTTAAATCATTGGCATGGGAAAAGCAACAAGAAATTGTAAATAGAGAGGCGGTAGAAGGCGCATTAAAAGCATTGTTTTCTAAGTTAGTAGCGTATGCACATTTAAAAAAAGTAGAGAGTACAGATGTGGTTTTGCTTTTTACAGATCTTTTGTCTCGCACGCTAAAAAATAATGTCAATTTTTATGCAGAAGCTTTAAATACAACTCCTCAGAACTTAAATGCAATTTGTAGAAAAGAATATGGTAAATCTGCATCAGATATAATTGCAGATCATATTATAAAAGAAGTTAAAAGACGTTTGTTATATACAAATGAGACTATTAGCGATGTTGCGTATAGTTTAGGCTTTAAAGATTCTTCTCATTTTACAAAATATTTTAAACGCTACACAGGTGAAACTCCCAAACAGTTTAAGAAGCCTAAGAAAATTATTTAG
- a CDS encoding cold-shock protein, producing the protein MAKSQQTFSKSEKEKKRLKKRQDKQKKMDARKANKEENGSTGIQFAYVDHNGNLTDTPPDPDLKVEYELEDIQISVTKKEDLPEEDPVRKGKVSFFDSSKGFGFIIDLENNEKYFTHVSGLIDEIAENDKVSFELERGMRGMNAVKVKKV; encoded by the coding sequence ATGGCAAAATCGCAGCAAACCTTTAGTAAAAGTGAAAAAGAAAAAAAACGTTTAAAAAAACGTCAAGACAAGCAAAAGAAAATGGACGCTAGAAAAGCGAACAAAGAAGAAAATGGATCAACAGGTATCCAATTTGCTTATGTAGATCATAATGGAAATTTAACAGATACTCCACCAGATCCAGATTTAAAAGTAGAATATGAATTGGAAGATATTCAGATTTCAGTAACCAAAAAAGAAGATTTACCAGAAGAAGATCCTGTTAGAAAAGGAAAAGTTTCTTTCTTTGATTCATCTAAAGGTTTTGGGTTTATTATAGACTTAGAAAATAACGAAAAATATTTTACACACGTAAGTGGTTTAATAGATGAAATTGCAGAAAACGATAAAGTTTCTTTCGAATTAGAAAGAGGTATGCGTGGTATGAATGCAGTTAAAGTTAAAAAAGTTTAG
- a CDS encoding TetR/AcrR family transcriptional regulator, with product MKNLLSVLKISVPDKIFIKDPETSVLGKKIIEHSILLINEIGFEAFTFKKLGTKIGSNESSIYRYFESKHKLLLYLSSWYWAWLEYQLVIETFSISEDNEKLEKAIQVVTRTVKEEANFLHINKPFLHKIIINESSKSFLRKEVDADNKEGYFEVYKRVITRISTMILAVNKNYPYALSLASTIVEGSLHQHYLKDHFPLITDSKPKETPTNFFIHLVKSTIK from the coding sequence ATGAAAAACTTATTATCTGTTTTAAAAATTTCTGTTCCAGATAAAATATTTATCAAAGATCCTGAAACATCTGTTTTAGGAAAAAAAATTATAGAACATAGTATTCTACTAATTAATGAAATTGGTTTTGAAGCCTTTACTTTTAAAAAACTAGGCACTAAAATTGGATCTAACGAAAGCTCTATTTACAGATATTTTGAGAGTAAACACAAATTACTTTTGTACCTTTCCTCTTGGTATTGGGCATGGTTAGAATACCAATTGGTTATAGAAACTTTTAGTATTTCTGAAGACAACGAAAAATTAGAAAAAGCAATACAAGTGGTTACAAGAACAGTAAAAGAAGAGGCTAACTTTTTACATATAAACAAACCTTTTCTACATAAAATTATTATTAATGAAAGCTCTAAATCTTTTTTAAGAAAAGAAGTAGACGCAGATAATAAAGAAGGTTATTTTGAAGTTTACAAGCGGGTAATTACACGAATTAGCACCATGATATTGGCTGTAAATAAAAACTACCCTTATGCTTTAAGTTTAGCAAGTACTATTGTAGAAGGTAGTTTGCACCAACATTATCTTAAAGACCATTTTCCTTTAATAACAGATAGCAAACCTAAAGAAACACCTACTAATTTTTTTATTCATTTAGTTAAAAGTACAATCAAATAA